Proteins encoded within one genomic window of Sminthopsis crassicaudata isolate SCR6 chromosome X, ASM4859323v1, whole genome shotgun sequence:
- the NAA10 gene encoding N-alpha-acetyltransferase 10 isoform X2, with product MGVEEWQSRILEKKEASRSGLLNSDASAAGRESPALVIGPCLGRRRLIGRGPPLPQLLNSNLDPAAAAGSAVASPHQSILCPAKSAWESGTMNIRNARPEDLMNMQHCNLLCLPENYQMKYYFYHGLSWPQLSYIAEDENGKIVGYVLAKMEEDPDDVPHGHITSLAVKRSHRRLGLAQKLMDQASRAMIENFNAKYVSLHVRKSNRAALHLYSNTLNFQISEVEPKYYADGEDAYAMKRDLTQMAEEMRKLRSREVKGRA from the exons ATGGGGGTGGAGGAGTGGCAAAGTCGAATTCTAGAGAAGAAAGAAGCGTCCCGCTCGGGGCTGCTAAATAGTGACGCCTCCGCAGCTGGGAGGGAATCCCCCGCGCTGGTGATTGGGCCATGCCTGGGGAGGCGGCGACTGATTGGCCGAGGCCCGCCCCTTCCGCAACTGCTCAATAGCAACCTGGATCCCGCGGCGGCGGCTGGGAGCGCAGTTGCTTCCCCTCACCAATCAATCCTTTGCCCGGCCAAGTCCGCGTGGGAATCGGGAACCATGAACATCCGCAACGCTCGG CCAGAAGATCTGATGAATATGCAGCACTGCAACCTGCTGTGCCTTCCAGAGAACTATCAGATGAAATACTATTTCTACCACGGTCTGTCCTGGCCTCAG CTGTCTTACATCGCTGAAGATGAGAATGGAAAGATCGTGGGCTATGTCCTGGCCAAAAT GGAGGAAGATCCAGACGACGTCCCCCATGGACATATTACATCCTTG GCCGTAAAACGTTCCCACCGTCGGCTAGGTCTAGCACAGAAACTCATGGACCAGGCCTCAAGGGCCATGATTGAAAACTTCAATGCAAAATATGTCTCCCTGCATGTTAGAAAAAG TAACCGGGCAGCTCTGCATCTGTATTCCAACACACTTAACTTTCA GATCAGTGAGGTGGAGCCCAAATATTATGCTGATGGGGAGGATGCTTATGCTATGAAGAGAGATCTGACTCAAATGGCGGAAGAG
- the RENBP gene encoding LOW QUALITY PROTEIN: N-acylglucosamine 2-epimerase (The sequence of the model RefSeq protein was modified relative to this genomic sequence to represent the inferred CDS: inserted 1 base in 1 codon) produces the protein MERATLATWKERVENELDRVVMFWTKYSHDSEHGGFFTCLTKEGQVYDDLKYVWLQGRQVWMYCRLYRKLQRFHWPEILDAAKAGGEFLIRHARIAPPGXKCAFVLTRDGRPAKIQRTIFSECFYTLAMDELWRATGDPRYQKEAVEMMDQIVYWVRVDPTGLGRPQLSGAVKADSMAVPMMLLNLVDQLGEDDDVMSRKYWELGEWCTEHILKHLQRNGQLVLENVTVDGKEIPGCLGRQQNAGHALEAGWFLLRHAIRQRDSERKALIIEKFILQPFRSGWDNENGGIFYYQDADNFCPTQLEWDMKLWWPHNEAMIAFLMSYNETRDPTLLQLFCQVAEYAFEKFSDPEHGEWYGYLNREGKVALNFKGGPFKGCFHVPRSLYMCEELFKALLLTS, from the exons ATGGAAAGGGCCACACTGGCCACCTGGAAGGAGCGGGTGGAGAATGAGCTGGACAGAGTGGTAATGTTCTGGACCAAGTACTCCCATGATTCAGAGCACGG gGGCTTTTTCACCTGCCTCACTAAGGAAGGCCAAGTGTATGATGACCTCAAGTACGTGTGGCTGCAGGGGAGGCAG GTATGGATGTACTGCCGTCTCTACCGAAAGCTGCAGCGTTTCCACTGGCCTGAGATCCTGGATGCCGCCAAAGCAG GCGGGGAATTCCTCATCCGCCATGCCCGGATAGCCCCTCCGG AAAAGTGTGCCTTTGTGCTGACCCGTGATGGCCGCCCTGCCAAGATTCAGCGGACGATCTTCAGTGAATGTTTCTATACTTTGGCCATGGATGAGCTGTGGAGGGCCACTGGGGACCCCCGATACCAG AAAGAAGCTGTGGAGATGATGGATCAGATAGTGTACTGGGTTCGAGTGGACCCCACGGGCCTGGGCCGACCTCAGCTCTCAGGAGCCGTGAAGGCCGACTCCATGGCTGTGCCCATGATGCTGCTTAACTTAGTGGATCAGCTCGGGGAGGATGATGATGTGATGTCTCGAAAATATTGGGAGCTGGGTGAATGGTGTACTGAACACATCTTGAAGCATCTCCAG AGAAATGGACAGCTTGTCCTGGAGAATGTAACTGTGGATGGCAAGGAAATTCCTGGGTGCCTGGGAAGACAGCAGAACGCAG GTCACGCCTTGGAGGCTGGCTGGTTCCTGCTGCGCCATGCTATCCGCCAGCGAGACTCGGAGCGCAAAGCTCTTATCATTGAGAAATTCATCCTGCAGCCTTTCCGTTCTGGCTGGGACAACGAAAATGGCGGGATCTTTTATTACCAGGATGCAGATAACTTCTGCCCCACCCAG ctgGAGTGGGACATGAAACTCTGGTGGCCCCATAATGAAGCCATGATCGCCTTCCTCATGAGTTACAATGAGACCAGGGACCCCACGCTGCTCCAGCTTTTCTGCCAAGTGGCTGAATATGCCTTCGAGAAG TTCTCTGATCCTGAGCATGGAGAATGGTATGGCTATCTGAACCGCGAGGGCAAAGTGGCTCTCAACTTCAAGGGGGGGCCCTTTAAAG GTTGCTTCCACGTGCCCAGAAGCCTCTACATGTGTGAGGAGCTCTTCAAGGCCCTCTTGTTGACCTCCTAA